The Calliphora vicina chromosome 3, idCalVici1.1, whole genome shotgun sequence genome contains a region encoding:
- the LOC135953964 gene encoding protein FAM91A1 encodes MSNEKIAEDIANCVRKNVPWHLLPVHLKQILHNNQRDYEKYVFNYSLKNQLRFRGNLVNKIFRKEQRYYELLVTKSINTLGLFPYHLADIVTKGLRVTPFNYYLDVLSQLLKNDKSYDTLPNFTAADCLRVLGIGRNEYLSLISELKTHTTRALLFTAKPNPLEYLPKFPQRIRIEPWWRVEVGFVLESDIRYVTPNERSLIDDLIDFGSQTAGKCDYKVVHNLYRKGLIYLDVPISGEDKISIPPLKNFVMNRVSGDYFENLLYKIFVSADEYMTISELAQMLQLELDLVKQAISLFCRLGFAQLKEQAASQDSPLNWQKYHESWDEFKREQDLAKEQPQITPLNYNNYVNSETDHAGEIANKSRDCSKEKLKDLDSSSIGYLSSDGNTSDFSFANMPTPSPQPTAKTSPQQNSDPDLSSEIDDLSESTTKPSLKEILPESSPKTGKRVGFLFDSTLTAFLMMGNLSPGLKNHAVTMFEVGKLCEESMDTFLTELEKVSLLDAEGEGDVSRYFAHAVILRSTICSLRHLLPGGLDLLRLECLECLDQKTRDRVLEKKYKFIISSTPLTASLSHLFSIPFFGQFYRSSDASHMWTKLFYNHITGYGPPSLFLCRGTVLKTLPRIFLGYGKLLVNILHSDSYVINSENFRNLNDQLKNGCILLQGYGIRTPGELRYEAFPFNTRDKEQNKWSAHKAVQKLQEQLDLKYHCGYITFVNTGVPDIGCDNYEVVVRLRHPKSKLKAMRKENSLKESVPNIMKMEKEKPEELPELPKDLMSPVCSFARSAAIIGTSPQHNLKTPNENYFASSPKNNEPTAVYTSEDCNELLASELAKCKNELVSQGSVEIPLDMAINEAVRQTVDSDEEESEEQAEEWTLLDVNYGVPLFDVDCNTRICEQIVRNLCAEDNLKELPQKSLEMSEKFYDFIKQCLYFEDERMDQMKIGKNLPHPRINLAFENGKVCYWNGR; translated from the exons ATGAGTAACGAAAAAATAGCCGAAGACATTGCAAACTGTGTAAGAAAGAATGTTCCGTGGCATTTGTTGCCCGTGCATCTAAAACAGATTTTGCACAACAATCAGCGCGACTATGAGAAATACGTTTTCAATTATAGTCTTAAAAATCAATTGAGATTTCGTGGTAAtttggtaaataaaattttccgcAAAGAGCAGCGTTACTATGAATTGCTGGTGACCAAGTCTATTAACACCCTGGGTTTGTTTCCCTATCACTTGGCCGATATAGTGACCAAAGGTTTGAGAGTGACGCCATTTAATTATTACCTAGATGTTTTGTCGCAATTACTGAAAAATGATAAAAGTTATGATACATTGCCCAACTTTACGGCGGCCGATTGTTTGCGTGTTTTGGGCATAGGACGCAATGAGTATTTGTCCTTGATAAGTGAGTTAAAGACGCACACTACGCGCGCCTTGCTGTTTACCGCCAAACCAAATCCTTTGGAATATTTGCCCAAATTTCCTCAACGCATACGCATTGAGCCCTGGTGGCGTGTAGAGGTGGGCTTTGTTTTGGAATCTGATATACGCTACGTTACGCCAAACGAACGAAGTTTAATAGATGATTTAATAGATTTTGGTTCCCAGACGGCGGGTAAATGTGACTATAAAGTGGTGCACAATTTGTATCGCAAGGGTTTGATCTATTTGGATGTGCCCATTTCGGGAGAGGATAAAATTTCCATACCgccattgaaaaattttgttatgaacCGTGTTAGTGGCGACTATTTCGAAAATTTGCTGTATAAAATCTTTGTCAGTGCCGATGAGTACATGACCATTTCCGAGTTGGCTCAAATGTTGCAGCTGGAATTGGATTTAGTTAAACAAGCCATTTCCCTATTCTGTCGTTTGGGATTTGCTCAATTAAAGGAACAGGCTGCTTCACAGGATAGTCCCTTAAACTGGCAAAAATATCATGAATCCTGGGATGAGTTTAAGCGTGAGCAGGACTTGGCCAAAGAACAGCCACAGATAACACCGCTCAACTATAATAACTACGTCAACTCAGAAACTGATCATGCTGGGGAAATTGCCAATAAATCACGCGACTGCAGCAAGGAAAAACTCAAAGATCTAGACTCTTCCTCTATAGGCTATCTTTCGTCCGATGGCAATACCAGTGATTTCAGTTTTGCCAATATGCCCACACCTTCACCACAACCTACAGCCAAGACTTCACCCCAACAGAATTCCGATCCAGATTTATCTTCGGAAATTGATGATTTATCGGAGAGTACCACCAAGCCCTCCCTTAAAGAGATATTGCCGGAATCTTCACCCAAAACCGGCAAACGAGTAGGATTTCTATTCGATTCTACTCTAACGGCATTCCTAATGATGGGAAATCTATCGCCGGGCTTGAAAAATCATGCCGTTACCATGTTTGAGGTGGGCAAATTGTGTGAGGAAAGTATGGATACATTTTTAACCGAACTGGAAAAGGTTTCTTTACTTGATGCCGAGGGCGAAGGAGATGTTTCTAGATATTTTGCTCATGCTGTTATATTACGTTCCACCATCTGCTCTTTGAGACATTTATTGCCGGGTGGTTTGGATTTGTTGCGTTTAGAGTGCTTGGAATGTCTGGATCAAAAGACTCGTGATCGGGTGTTGGAAAAGAAATACAAGTTTATAATATCGTCAACACCCTTAACTGCCTCTTTGTCGCATTTGTTTTCGATACCCTTCTTTGGCCAGTTCTATCGTTCATCGGATGCCTCACACATGTGGacgaaattgttttataatcaTATCACAG GCTACGGACCACCTTCTTTATTCCTTTGCCGCGGTACGGTCTTAAAAACCCTGCCACGCATATTCCTCGGCTATGGCAAGCTGCTTGTCAATATCTTACATTCCGATTCGTATGTGATCAACAGCGAAAATTTCCGTAATCTTAATGATCAACTTAAAAATGGTTGTATACTTTTGCAAGGCTATGGCATTCGTACTCCCGGCGAGTTACGTTACGAAGCATTCCCCTTCAATACCAGAgataaagaacaaaataaatggTCGGCCCATAAGGCGGTGCAAAAGCTACAAGAACAGTTAGATCTTAAATATCATTGTGGCTATATAACATTTGTAAATACCGGGGTACCCGATATTGGTTGCGATAACTATGAAGTGGTGGTAAGGCTACGACATCCCAAAAGTAAACTAAAGGCTATGAGAAAGGAAAATAGTCTTAAGGAATCAGTGCCAAATATAATGAAAATGGAGAAGGAAAAGCCAGAAGAATTGCCCGAGTTACCAAAGGATCTAATGTCGCCAGTGTGTAGTTTTGCCAGATCAGCGGCCATAATAGGTACTTCTCCGCAACACAACTTAAAAACCCCCAATGAAAACTATTTTGCCAGCAGTCCCAAAAATAATGAACCGACTGCCGTCTACACCTCCGAAGACTGCAACGAGCTGTTGGCCTCCGAGTTGGCCAAATGTAAAAACGAACTGGTTTCCCAGGGTTCTGTAGAAATTCCCTTAGACATGGCTATTAATGAAGCTGTAAGGCAAACAGTCGACTCCGATGAGGAAGAAAGTGAGGAACAGGCTGAAGAGTGGACATTATTGGATGTTAATTATGGTGTGCCGCTCTTCGATGTGGATTGTAATACAAGAATATGCGAACAAATTGTACGCAACTTGTGTGCGGAAGACAATCTCAAGGAATTGCCACAAAAATCTTTGGAAATGTCGgagaaattttatgatttcattAAGCAATGTTTGTACTTCGAGGACGAACGTATGGATCAAAtgaaaattggtaaaaacttaCCGCATCCACGTATTAATTTAGCATTTGAAAATGGCAAAGTTTGCTATTGGAATGGTAGATAA